ATCGAGGTCGGCGCGGAGGCGTGCGCTGTCGTCCATCCCTACGGGCTCCGACGTGCGCGCCGTCGACAATTGCGCCCGCGATTCGCGCGCCGCCAGTGCCATTCCGTACGCCGCCGCCGCGCCGATCGCGGGCGCGCCGCGGACGGCCATCGTGCGGATCGCGTCGGCGACGGCGTCGACGGAGCGGAGCGCGATGACCTCGTGGCGGGCGGGCAGGAGGCGCTGATCGATCATCTGAACGGCGTCGTCCGCCCAGAAGACGGTGCGGGTGCTGTCGATGGTGGGGATCCCTCGCGGCTGGGGTCGGGGCGGAGCGGCCGGGGCGGCCACCGCGCAAGGGCGATGGTGCGCGCCGGGCCGGCGCAAACGGCGGGCGATTGTAGCATGCGGGCAGAAGGGGCCACAAGGCGATCGGATCGTCGCTGGACTATCCTCGCTGGACTGTCCCGCGATCGCCGCGGAGCGCGGAGTCCACAACCGTCAACGGTGCGCGCGCGTACGCCGTGGCCGGCGGAGTTCATTCACGAGGAGCGACGAATGGCCGAACTACAAGCCTGGCCCAAGCACTTCGCGTCGTGGTGCTTCCACGTCGCGGCGGACGACGAGAGGATCACGACGCTCAACGTGCCGTGGGCGCTGTCCGGCGGCTCGTTCGAGCTCGACGGAAAGCGCTTCGAACTCGTCCGCGCGCCCAACTTCGGCAACTTCCAACTCGTCGGCCCGATGGGCGTCGAGGCTTCGGCCGCCAAGCCGAGCGCCTTCGTGCGGCGCTATGCCGTGGAGTACGGCCGGCGCCGCTGGACGCTGGAGGCCGCCCAACCGATCGCGCGCCGCTTCCGCCTCGTGGAGGACGGCGCGGTGATCGGCGACGTCGCACCGAACGCACCGATCAGCCGACGCTGCCGGATGAGCTGGCCGGACGATGTGCCGCGTCAGGTGCAGGTGTTCCTGTTTTGGCTCGTCGTGCTGCAGTGGCGGAGGGCGTCGCAGCATTGATTCCGGCCTGGTCAGGTCGCCCGGCGGCAGCCGGGCCGTCGTCGTCCGCACCTCAGTTGACCCTTCGTATCGCACCGCACAACACACCGGGAGTGAGTTGCAGATGACCGATACCGTCCATCGTCCTTCCGTCTCGCCGCAGGCGTCCTCACGCCCGCCGTGGTCACCGCGCGGCAGCACCATCGTGGCAGATGTTATCGTTGGCGTAGCCTTGAGCGGCGTGTTCGACTCTGTGCTGACCGATCGACTCGGGATCCTTCCACTGACCGCAGAGGCTGCGTCGATCGCGCTGGTCGTGTTGATCGTAGCGGTCGTCACCGTGCCCTGGTGGGCGGCGCTTGCCCGGCGGCGGCCAATGCCCAAACTGCCCCCGGTCGTTCCGATGGAGCACTCCTCTGCCTTGCGGAGACTCTATCGACGCTTCGGATGGGTCCCGCTCGCGCCACCCATCGCGCTCGGAGCTGCAATGGAGTTTGGCTTTCGCCTCAACGGAATGTCGGCGGCCGGCGATGCTGTGGTGACCCTCGCGATGGTTCTGGCGCCGTTGTCGTACATCTATTGGAGCGGAGACCGGTACCGCTAGCCCTCGCCCGCGCCCCGTTCGGCCTGCGCCGTTGGCGGTGGCGACAGGGTCGCGGTCGTCGTCATCGGGACCACTCAGGCGTCCGTCGGCGCCGCGTCGTCGACCGGGCCGAGGACGTCGTCGACGGCCACGACGATGTCGGGGAACGCCGCCGGGCGCAGTTCGTCGCCGCGGCCGAAGCGCTGCTGGAGGCGGTAGCCGGCGGCGTCCGGGTCGCGGTGGACCTCGACGGTCGCAGCGTTCAAGTCGACGAGCCAGACCTCCACGATGCCGGCGGCGGCGTAAAGGGGCAGCTTGATGTAGCGATCGAGTCTGAGCGTCGTATCGGCGACCTCGATGAGCCACAGCACGTCGGCGGGCAAGGGATGCGCCCGGCTGTAGAAGTCGTCGCGCAGCTTGAGGATCGAAAGGTCCGGTTCGGGCTCGGACCAATCATCGAGGCGCACGGGGTCTTGTACGCCGATGATCACCCGTCCCTGCAGCAGGCGGAGGAGCAAGCCATTCAGCCGCTTGACGCACCCGGCATGAGGGCTGTTGATCGTCATCTTGAACACCACCTCCCCGTCCAGGAGCTCCGTGCGCGCCCCCGGCTCGATCAAGCCGACCTCCGCCATCCGGTGGTAGTCGTCCACCGTGAAGCGGCGCCGCACGGTGAGCAGAACGGGGTCGTGCGTGATCGGTCCGCGGTCGGCGCCCGGGACGCGGGCGTCATGCGGTGTAGCTGGCCTCGACGTTTCTACATCGGGGGCCGGAAGGGTGGGCGCGATCATCGTCGCCTCCTGTCGCGAAGGGGTGGCCGGGTCAGTGTAGCAGCGCCGGTGCGACGATGGCTTGGACGTGGCGGTAGAGGCGCCAGAGCTCGGGGACGGTGTGGCCGGGGTCCTGGAACGGGTCGAGGTTCACATGGCTGAAGACATCGAACGTGCGGGCGCGCGCCAGGTGGCCGAGCGGTTGGGCGGCGGCGTTCAGCGCGTCCGTTTCGGTCGACGGGATGAGCGAGTCGCCGATGTCGTTCATCGTGAACAGCGGCGCGCGCAGGCGGTCGAGGTGGGTCGCAGGGGAGAGCGCGGCCAGGCGGGCGCGCACGGCGGGCGGCAGGCGATCGATCGCCCGCAGCGCGCCGTCGTACGTCACATCGTCGCCGAGCAGATCGGCGATCACGATCGGCCCGTCCGCGTCGTCGATCTGCTCCAGGAGGTGCAGCCGGATCACGCGCTCGCTGAGAGGGTCGACTGGCCACGGTACGGGCGTGCCGGACGGCACGCAATCGACGTTCGGCGGGCAGACGATGTCGCCGCGCGGCTTGTGCCCGCTCACGACGGCCGCCACGAGCGTCTCGAGCCGGTAGTAGCCGCCGAACCACGCCACCCAGGCCACATCGTCGGCGATCGTCGGCTCCTCGGCGGCCAGCAGCGCGAGCGACGCCCCGACGCACACGCCGAACAAGCCGATGCGGTCAGGGTCGACGTCCGCGCGGGCCGCCAGCTGACGGTACGCGGCGACGAGCATCGCCACGGCGTCGGGCGTCAGGCGCTCGGCCCGCAATTCTTCGTTGGCCGGGATGAGGACGAGGAAGCCGAGCCGCGACAGGCCGTCGCCCAGCTTGCGGACGCGCGGGTCGTCGCGGGCGGCCTGGTTGATGCCGAGCGAGACGACGATGGCCGGGAACGGGCCCGATCCGCGAGGCACGTAGACATCGGCCGGCCATCCCGGCGCGGTCGGGACGGTTGGCGACGACGGGTCGACGATGCGGATGTCCTCGCGCACCGGGGCACGCGTCACCCACGTGAGCGGGCGGACGGTCACCGGCGGCATGAGGTCGGGCATGAACAGGAGGGTACGGAACGCGACCCGTCCCGCCGGGACGAGCGTCGCCAGGGCGACGGCGGCCCCGGCGACGGCGGCGAACACGACAGCCGCACGACGAAGCGTGCGGCGTCGCCGGTCGATCACCGGCCCTGGCCGCCGAGCACCCGATAGCGGAAGCAGTCCACCGTATGGTCGTTCACCATCCCGACGGCCTGCATGTGGGCGTACACGATCGTCGGGCCGACGAACTTGAAGCCGCGCGCCTTGAGGTCCCTGGAGAGCGCCTGCGACGCGGGCGTCTCGGCGGGCAGCTCCGCCATCGACCGCCAGGCGTTCTGGACCGGGCGGCCGTCGACGAAGCGCCAGAGGTAGGCGTCGAACGTGCCGAACTCGGCCTGCACGTCGAGGAATGCCCGTGCGTTGCCGATGGCGGCCGCGATCTTGGCGCGGTTGCGGATGATCCCGCTGTCGCCGAGGAGGCGCGCAGCGTCGGCGTCGCCGTAGCGGGCGACGGCGTTCGCGTCCCAGTCGGCGAAGGCGCGGCGATAGCCTTCGCGGCGGCGGAGGATCGTCAGCCAGCTCAGGCCGGCCTGGGCGCCCTCGAGGATGAGGAACTCGAAGTGCTTCCGGTCGTCGTGGACCGGCACGCCCCACTCGGTGTCGTGGTAGCGGACGTAGTCCACGTCCGTCCCGCTCCACTGGCAGCGAACGATCCCGTCGCCGTCATCGGCCATCGAGCGCCCTCCCCGGTGTGACTTGCCTGCCGCGCGTCCCGCCGCTTGAATGATGCCATGGCAAACGACACGAATGGGGACGTCGGTGACACCGCAGTCGACGGCACCTCCGCCGAAGAGCGCGCGGCCCGCGCGCAGCGCCTTGCCGAGATCGCCCGCCCCACCTCGCGCGACCGGGCCAAGGCGTGGCAGTCGCACATCGACCGGGCGATCGCCGAGGCGGCGGAGCGCGGGGCGTTCGACGACCTGCCGGGCAAGGGCAAGCCGCTGGCCTTCGACACCGAGGTCGACGACGACATGTGGCTGGCGAACCACATGCTCAAGGGCCAAGGCTTCCGGCCGGCCTGGATCGATCGCGCCCAGGAGATCGCCGCGGAGGCGAAGGCGATCACCGCGCGCGTCGACCGCTTCGTGGCGGACTGGACCGGCGCCGGCGCGGCCGTGAACGCCACGGCCGCGCGCGAAGCCGCCGTGGCGCGCGTCTCGGCCGAGATCACCGACCGCATCACCGCGCTGAACCGGAAGATCGATACGCACAACATCGATGTACCGAGCGGAAATTTGCAGCGACGACGGGTGGCGGCGGAGGATGTGATCGCCGGGCTGCGGCGGCGGGTGGGGGTGTAGGATCACGTTGCAGGCGACGATCCCGCGCGCCGTGCGTCCATGACGTCGGCGCCGCGCTGGCGCACGCCGGCCGCCCTTGTGGCCGCCTCGCTGCTCGCCGCCGTGGCCGCGTGGTGGCGGGCGCCGCTCGGTGTGCCGGCACCCGACGCAGCGGGCGGGGCGGCACGGCCGGCACCGGCGATGTCGTTCCCGGCATCGTCGGGCGGGTCGGCATCGTCGATCAGGACGACTCGCTCGCGACCATCGTCCGCCTCGACAACCGTTTCGGCGATGTCGTCCCCCACCCCGGCGCCCGGCACTGGCCCCGACACCGATCGCGCGCCCCGCGGCTCACCGGCCGCACCGGGTACGCCCTCCACCGACGCGGCACCCTTCGCCTTCGTCCCCGACACCCGCCCGCCGGCCGACGTCGCCGCCTCGCACGTCGGCCCGACGGTGGCGGCCGCGGTCGTGCACTGGCACGCCGCGCGGACCGCCGCGGCGCAGATCGGGGCCGACGGGATCGCGGGGACGCCGGAGGCGATGACGGCGGCGGCGGCGGATGCGGCAGACGCCTACGATCGCTTTGCCGCGGCGGTGCCGGTGCTGGCCGACCAGGCCGCCCTCGGTGCGGGCGGCGCGCTGAGCCTGGCGGGCGACGATGCGAGGGCGGCAGCCGCGTTCGCGACCGCGGCGGCAGGTGCGGGGGACCGGGCGACGGCCGTGCTCGCGCGGATCCAGCTGGGCAACGCGCGCCTGTCGCAGGGCCGAGCCGACCTGGCGCGCGCCGCATACGCCGACGCGCTCGATCACGTCGAGGACGACGGCAGCCGGGCGCAGGCGATGGCCGGGCTCGTGGCGGCGGAGCTGGCGGCAGGGGACGGGAAGGCCGCGGTGGCGATGCGGCTGCGGCTCGTGCGCGAGCTGCCGGGTTCCGCGCCGGCAGCGGTCGCCCTCGAACAACTGCGCGACGCCGGCGTCGCGGTAACGGTGCAGGAAGAGGCGGCGGTCTACCGGGCGCAGGGCGACACGGCGCGCGCGGACGCACTGCTCGACGGGGCGGTCGTCGGTACGTCGGCGGGCACATCGGCCGTCGCCGCGGACGAGGCGGCCTGGCTGGACGCGCGGGCCAGGGAGGCCGAGGGGCGGTACGAGGAGGCCGCGGCGGCGTTCGCATCCCTGGCAACCGACCACCCGGCGTCGAAACGCGTGGCCGAGGCGCTGTGGCGGCGGGCGTGGCTGGCGCTGGTCGGCGAGGCCGGCGGCGACGCGGAGGCGGTCGCCAGCCTGGACGCACTGGCGGCCCGGCGACCCGACGACGCACGCGCCGGCGAGGCGGGCGTGCTGGCGGGCATCGTGCTGTGGCAGGCGGGCCGGGGCGGCGAAGCGGCGGCCCGCTGGCGGGAAGCGGCGGCGCGGGCGGAGGCCGCCGACCGGTTCGTCGACGCGGCGCGCGCGCACTTCTGGCTGGGCAAGGCGGCCGGCGGTGCCGACGAGGCGCAAGCCCATTGGCAGCGGACGATCGAACTCGACCCGCTGGGCGACGGGGCGGCGCGGATCGTCGAGCTCGGACGGCGCGCGGACGACGGCGGCAGCCACGACGCGTCGTTGGCCGGCGGCGCAGCCGGCCGATCGCTTGGCAGCGCCGAAGCCCAGTGGCTGTCCACGTGGATGACGGGCGTCGACGCGCCCGGCTGGCAAGCGGCGCAGCAAGCGGCGGCGACCCGGTTCGACGTGGTGCGCGGCGCGGCGTGGCTGGCGCTGGGCGAGCGGCCGCGGGCGCTGGCGGCGTGGCGGGCGGCGATCCGGTCGGCGGCGCCGGGCGACCGGCTGGCGATCGCCCGCATCGCGCTGGGCTTGGGGGTGCCGTCCATCGCCAGTTCGGCCGCCGAGCAGGTGCTCACCGCTGCCCCGGCGGGGGCGCGGGCCGCAGCTCCCGTCGCCGTACTGGAGCTGGCGTATCCGCGGCCCTGGCGCGACGAGCTGGCCGCCGCCGCAGCCGAGCACGCGGTGCCCGTCGACCTTCTGGCCGCGCTCGTCCGTCAGGAGAGCCGCTGGGAACCGACGGCCCGGTCGGGGGCCGGCGCGCGCGGGCTGACGCAGGTCATGCCGGCGACGGGCCACGGGATCGCCGGCTCGCTCGGCGTGGCCGGGTTCAGCGAGGAGCAGCTGGACGATCCGGCCCTCGCGCTGCGCTTCGGCGCCCAGTACCTCGGCGTCCAGCTGCGTCGATTCGACGGCCGGGAAGCCGTGGCGCTGGCCGCATACAACGCCGGGCCGGGCAACGCGGCGGGGTGGTGGGCGACGGCGGGAGGGGACGTCGACGTCTTCGTCGCGCGGATCACGTTCCCGGAGACACGGCGGTACGTGCGAGGGGTGATCGCGGCCGAGGGGGTGTATCGGCGGCTGGGCGGGCGGTGATGGGGGGCGGATGCGCGGGATAGGTGGAATACGGTGGGTGACGCCCATCCATCGCACTGTGCCCATGGCCGCGCAGCGCGCGGGCGCTCCGGCCGAGGAAGTTGTTGTCGTGCGTCTTCTCGCGTGACTCCGATCAGGGAGTTGGGCGCGTCGTCACGTCCGCCGAAGGTAGGCCAGCCAGTACACCGCCGCCACGAGCAGCGTGCCGCCGACGATGTTGCCGGCCGTGACGACCGCCACGTTCAACGCGATGCCGGTCGCGCTCACTTGCTCGGGGGCCAGCAGCCAGGCATACGGCAGGAAGAACAGGTTGGCGATCGAGTGCTCGAAGCCCATCGCGACGAATGCGGCCACCGGGAAGACGATCGCCACGATCTTGTCGACGACGCTGCGGCCGGCCATCGCCAGCCAGACGGCCAGGCAGACGAGCCCGTTGCACAGGATCGCGAGCGCGAACATCGACAGCGGGCTGAGTTCGGTCTTGTAGACGCCGATGGCGACAATTGTTTGGCCCACGGCGCCCTGGCCGAGCGTGTGGACGCCGCCCAGGTACGCGAGCGCGACCGTCCCGAGCGCGCCGACGGTGTTGCCGGCGTACACCAAGCCCCAGTTGCGCAGTACCGCGCCAAACGGCAGCAGGCGCGATGCCCAGGCCATGGCGATCAGGTT
Above is a window of Candidatus Avedoeria danica DNA encoding:
- a CDS encoding Uma2 family endonuclease, with product MLTVRRRFTVDDYHRMAEVGLIEPGARTELLDGEVVFKMTINSPHAGCVKRLNGLLLRLLQGRVIIGVQDPVRLDDWSEPEPDLSILKLRDDFYSRAHPLPADVLWLIEVADTTLRLDRYIKLPLYAAAGIVEVWLVDLNAATVEVHRDPDAAGYRLQQRFGRGDELRPAAFPDIVVAVDDVLGPVDDAAPTDA
- a CDS encoding dienelactone hydrolase family protein, with amino-acid sequence MIDRRRRTLRRAAVVFAAVAGAAVALATLVPAGRVAFRTLLFMPDLMPPVTVRPLTWVTRAPVREDIRIVDPSSPTVPTAPGWPADVYVPRGSGPFPAIVVSLGINQAARDDPRVRKLGDGLSRLGFLVLIPANEELRAERLTPDAVAMLVAAYRQLAARADVDPDRIGLFGVCVGASLALLAAEEPTIADDVAWVAWFGGYYRLETLVAAVVSGHKPRGDIVCPPNVDCVPSGTPVPWPVDPLSERVIRLHLLEQIDDADGPIVIADLLGDDVTYDGALRAIDRLPPAVRARLAALSPATHLDRLRAPLFTMNDIGDSLIPSTETDALNAAAQPLGHLARARTFDVFSHVNLDPFQDPGHTVPELWRLYRHVQAIVAPALLH
- a CDS encoding DNA-3-methyladenine glycosylase I, whose amino-acid sequence is MADDGDGIVRCQWSGTDVDYVRYHDTEWGVPVHDDRKHFEFLILEGAQAGLSWLTILRRREGYRRAFADWDANAVARYGDADAARLLGDSGIIRNRAKIAAAIGNARAFLDVQAEFGTFDAYLWRFVDGRPVQNAWRSMAELPAETPASQALSRDLKARGFKFVGPTIVYAHMQAVGMVNDHTVDCFRYRVLGGQGR
- a CDS encoding DUF1992 domain-containing protein — encoded protein: MANDTNGDVGDTAVDGTSAEERAARAQRLAEIARPTSRDRAKAWQSHIDRAIAEAAERGAFDDLPGKGKPLAFDTEVDDDMWLANHMLKGQGFRPAWIDRAQEIAAEAKAITARVDRFVADWTGAGAAVNATAAREAAVARVSAEITDRITALNRKIDTHNIDVPSGNLQRRRVAAEDVIAGLRRRVGV
- a CDS encoding lytic transglycosylase domain-containing protein, producing the protein MSSPTPAPGTGPDTDRAPRGSPAAPGTPSTDAAPFAFVPDTRPPADVAASHVGPTVAAAVVHWHAARTAAAQIGADGIAGTPEAMTAAAADAADAYDRFAAAVPVLADQAALGAGGALSLAGDDARAAAAFATAAAGAGDRATAVLARIQLGNARLSQGRADLARAAYADALDHVEDDGSRAQAMAGLVAAELAAGDGKAAVAMRLRLVRELPGSAPAAVALEQLRDAGVAVTVQEEAAVYRAQGDTARADALLDGAVVGTSAGTSAVAADEAAWLDARAREAEGRYEEAAAAFASLATDHPASKRVAEALWRRAWLALVGEAGGDAEAVASLDALAARRPDDARAGEAGVLAGIVLWQAGRGGEAAARWREAAARAEAADRFVDAARAHFWLGKAAGGADEAQAHWQRTIELDPLGDGAARIVELGRRADDGGSHDASLAGGAAGRSLGSAEAQWLSTWMTGVDAPGWQAAQQAAATRFDVVRGAAWLALGERPRALAAWRAAIRSAAPGDRLAIARIALGLGVPSIASSAAEQVLTAAPAGARAAAPVAVLELAYPRPWRDELAAAAAEHAVPVDLLAALVRQESRWEPTARSGAGARGLTQVMPATGHGIAGSLGVAGFSEEQLDDPALALRFGAQYLGVQLRRFDGREAVALAAYNAGPGNAAGWWATAGGDVDVFVARITFPETRRYVRGVIAAEGVYRRLGGR
- a CDS encoding formate/nitrite transporter family protein, which produces MSADPTLDAYTPEEIARRVRDVGVTKGRRDAVSTGVLAVLAGAFIALGALLSSVVMSGSTLGFGPTRLLGGGAFSLGLILVVVAGAELFTGNNLIAMAWASRLLPFGAVLRNWGLVYAGNTVGALGTVALAYLGGVHTLGQGAVGQTIVAIGVYKTELSPLSMFALAILCNGLVCLAVWLAMAGRSVVDKIVAIVFPVAAFVAMGFEHSIANLFFLPYAWLLAPEQVSATGIALNVAVVTAGNIVGGTLLVAAVYWLAYLRRT